The following proteins come from a genomic window of Calditrichota bacterium:
- a CDS encoding cobalamin B12-binding domain-containing protein, translating into MERPIRVLLAKPGLDGHDRGIKVIASALRDAGMEVIYTGLRQTPEAIVRAAIQEDVDAIGMSVLSGAHMTLFPEVLELLRAQGADHILLFGGGIIPDKDIRALQQMGVGALFTPGASLQEIIDYVRREIAERRKAQQ; encoded by the coding sequence GTGGAACGACCCATCCGCGTCTTACTCGCCAAACCTGGCTTAGATGGGCACGATCGTGGCATCAAGGTCATTGCCAGTGCCCTGCGGGATGCGGGCATGGAGGTCATCTACACGGGCCTACGCCAGACGCCCGAGGCCATCGTGCGCGCTGCCATCCAGGAAGATGTGGATGCGATTGGCATGAGCGTGCTGTCTGGGGCACATATGACGCTCTTTCCTGAGGTACTGGAGCTTCTTCGCGCCCAGGGTGCCGATCACATCCTCTTATTCGGGGGTGGCATCATTCCCGACAAAGACATCCGTGCCCTGCAACAGATGGGGGTTGGGGCGCTCTTCACCCCCGGCGCTTCGCTGCAGGAAATCATCGACTATGTGCGCC
- a CDS encoding methylmalonyl-CoA mutase family protein, giving the protein MDKVAQGKARWAARAAQSPCADDRQFITVSGTPIQPLYTPLDIQDLDFEKDIGFPGSFPFTRGVRDTMYRGKLWTMRQFAGLGSAKQTNERFHYLLAHGQTGLSVAFDLPTLMGYDSDHPRSKGEVGRCGVAVDSLQDMEVIFSGIPLDRISTSMTINAPASILLAMYIAVAEKQGIPSWKLTGTIQNDILKEYIAQKEWIYPPAPSMRLITDTMAFCAQHVPKWNTISISGYHIREAGSTAVQELAFTLADGFAYVEAGIAAGLDVDVFAPRLSFFFNAHLDLFEEVAKYRAARRLWARYMRDKYGAKKPESWLLRFHTQTAGCSLTAQQPENNIIRTAYEALAGVLGGTQSLHTNSMDETYALPTEHAVKIALRTQQILAYEIGVANTIDPLAGSYFVEALTDQMEKGAEAYFAEIEKRGGVLKCIEQGYFQREIAEAAYRYQRQIENQERIVVGVNRFTEEGDTGTIPILEIDPAVEHEQCVALKRLRSERDNDKVQRALADLRRVAEGTENTVPAILECVRVYATEGEIVDVLRSVFGEYQEPVLL; this is encoded by the coding sequence ATCGACAAGGTCGCGCAGGGCAAGGCGCGGTGGGCTGCACGGGCAGCACAGTCGCCGTGCGCAGATGACAGGCAGTTCATCACCGTCTCGGGTACCCCCATCCAGCCTCTTTACACCCCACTTGACATCCAGGATTTAGACTTTGAAAAAGACATCGGCTTCCCCGGCTCGTTCCCTTTCACGCGGGGCGTGCGCGACACGATGTACCGAGGCAAACTCTGGACTATGCGCCAGTTTGCCGGCTTGGGCTCGGCAAAGCAGACCAATGAGCGCTTCCACTATCTCTTGGCCCACGGACAGACTGGGTTGTCCGTTGCCTTTGACCTGCCGACGCTCATGGGGTACGATTCCGATCACCCGCGCTCCAAAGGGGAAGTCGGCAGATGCGGCGTAGCCGTCGACTCGTTGCAGGACATGGAAGTGATCTTCTCGGGCATACCACTGGATCGCATCTCTACCTCCATGACCATCAACGCGCCTGCCTCGATCCTGTTGGCCATGTACATTGCTGTGGCGGAGAAACAAGGCATCCCCTCTTGGAAGCTCACGGGCACCATCCAGAACGATATCCTCAAAGAGTACATCGCCCAAAAAGAATGGATCTACCCCCCTGCTCCGTCGATGCGCCTCATCACGGACACCATGGCCTTCTGTGCCCAGCATGTGCCCAAATGGAACACCATCTCCATCTCAGGCTATCACATTCGCGAGGCTGGGTCTACGGCCGTGCAAGAGCTGGCCTTCACGCTCGCCGATGGGTTCGCTTATGTCGAAGCCGGCATCGCTGCGGGCTTGGATGTCGACGTCTTTGCGCCGCGACTTTCTTTCTTCTTCAACGCTCACCTTGATCTGTTTGAGGAAGTGGCCAAATATCGGGCGGCGCGGCGCCTTTGGGCGCGTTACATGCGCGACAAGTACGGGGCGAAGAAGCCGGAGTCATGGCTGCTCCGCTTCCACACCCAGACTGCCGGTTGCAGTCTCACCGCCCAACAGCCGGAAAACAACATCATCCGGACCGCCTACGAGGCTTTGGCCGGTGTGCTGGGAGGCACTCAGAGCCTGCACACCAACTCCATGGACGAGACGTATGCTTTGCCCACCGAGCACGCGGTAAAGATTGCCCTGCGCACCCAGCAGATCCTGGCGTACGAAATCGGTGTGGCCAACACTATCGACCCCTTAGCAGGATCCTACTTCGTAGAAGCACTGACTGACCAGATGGAGAAGGGAGCTGAAGCCTATTTTGCCGAGATCGAAAAGCGCGGGGGCGTGCTCAAGTGCATAGAGCAGGGCTACTTCCAGCGGGAAATCGCCGAGGCTGCGTACCGCTACCAGCGTCAGATCGAGAACCAGGAAAGGATCGTCGTGGGGGTCAACCGCTTCACGGAAGAGGGGGACACCGGCACCATCCCCATTTTAGAAATCGACCCTGCTGTTGAGCATGAGCAGTGTGTAGCCCTTAAGCGCCTGCGAAGCGAACGAGACAATGACAAGGTCCAGAGGGCTCTTGCCGACCTGCGGCGCGTGGCCGAGGGAACGGAAAACACCGTACCGGCCATCCTGGAGTGCGTGCGGGTGTACGCCACTGAGGGGGAGATCGTGGATGTATTGCGCAGCGTTTTCGGCGAGTACCAGGAACCGGTGCTCCTTTGA
- a CDS encoding thioesterase family protein encodes MPRTDIRALEYYPFGVDLKVRITDLNYGGHLGNDRLLGLLHEARVAFLASLGWSEMDCAGVSLIMGDAVIRYLGQAFAGDVLCFEVGMGEARRCGFRLYYRVTRPADGATIALAETGMICFDYQAGKVRPLPEPVRALCMSSAGTRDEAHLEDEPPAKEGPGTIV; translated from the coding sequence ATGCCGAGGACCGACATTCGAGCGCTGGAATACTATCCGTTCGGGGTTGATCTGAAGGTGCGGATCACCGACCTCAACTACGGCGGGCACCTGGGCAACGACCGCCTGCTCGGCCTCCTCCATGAAGCGCGTGTCGCGTTCCTGGCCAGCCTGGGGTGGTCAGAAATGGACTGCGCGGGCGTCAGTCTCATCATGGGCGACGCAGTGATACGCTATCTGGGACAGGCCTTCGCCGGTGACGTGCTCTGTTTCGAGGTGGGCATGGGCGAAGCGCGGCGCTGTGGTTTCCGCCTCTACTATCGGGTTACTCGCCCAGCCGATGGTGCGACCATCGCCCTCGCCGAAACAGGAATGATCTGTTTTGACTATCAAGCCGGCAAAGTGCGCCCGCTACCGGAACCAGTGAGGGCTTTGTGTATGAGCTCTGCCGGCACCCGGGACGAGGCACATCTAGAGGACGAACCTCCGGCAAAAGAGGGACCAGGCACAATCGTCTGA
- a CDS encoding phosphoenolpyruvate carboxykinase: MTPTIKLLQQRLSEDHFQRLERIRNPALHEFVAEFVELCAPDSVFVSTGSEEDRNYIRQAALLNREEARLAIAGHTIHFDSPADQARDKRGTQFLLRPGENLGPEINSLEREAGLEEIRPLLRNSMAGRQMFVLFYCLGPIGSPFSIPCVQLTDSAYVAHSEDLLYRPGYEEFVRLGERAQFFKVMHSQGRLEQGGLGLMVSADIAKRRVYIDLENEVIYSVNTQYGGNSIGLKKLAMRLAI, translated from the coding sequence ATGACGCCAACCATCAAGCTGCTCCAGCAGAGGCTCAGCGAAGACCACTTCCAGAGGCTAGAACGCATCCGCAATCCGGCCCTCCACGAGTTTGTCGCGGAGTTTGTGGAGCTTTGTGCGCCGGACAGCGTGTTCGTGAGCACAGGATCCGAGGAAGACCGTAACTACATTCGACAGGCTGCCCTCCTCAACCGCGAGGAGGCCAGGTTGGCCATCGCAGGACACACCATCCACTTCGATAGCCCGGCCGATCAGGCTCGCGACAAGCGAGGAACGCAGTTCCTCCTTCGTCCTGGCGAGAACCTTGGCCCGGAGATCAATTCATTGGAAAGGGAGGCCGGCCTGGAGGAGATACGCCCTCTTCTGCGCAACTCTATGGCAGGGCGGCAGATGTTCGTTCTCTTCTACTGCCTGGGCCCTATTGGATCGCCTTTTAGCATCCCTTGTGTCCAGCTTACCGACTCTGCCTATGTGGCGCATAGTGAGGACCTCCTCTATCGCCCGGGCTATGAGGAATTTGTGCGCCTTGGTGAACGAGCGCAGTTCTTCAAGGTCATGCACTCGCAAGGTAGGCTCGAACAGGGAGGGCTCGGCCTGATGGTGAGTGCGGACATCGCCAAACGGAGGGTCTACATCGATCTCGAAAACGAGGTCATTTACAGTGTGAACACGCAGTATGGGGGGAATAGCATCGGGCTCAAGAAGTTGGCAATGCGCTTGGCCATC